From the Phoenix dactylifera cultivar Barhee BC4 chromosome 10, palm_55x_up_171113_PBpolish2nd_filt_p, whole genome shotgun sequence genome, one window contains:
- the LOC103715846 gene encoding ribonucleoside-diphosphate reductase small chain-like, translating into MPSMPAGAGAGAVEELEEPLLAPTPDRLSMFPIRYPQVWEMYKKAVASFWTAEEVDLSADLPHWLHTLTPDERHFISHVLAFFAASDGIVLENLAARFMSDVQIAEARAFYGFQIAIENIHSELYSLLLESYIKDPDEKDRLFRAVETVPAVAKKAQWALRWIQSSDSFAERLVAFAAVEGIFFSGSFCSIFWLKKRGLMPGLTFSNELISRDEGLHCDFACLLYSLLNRKLPEDRIKSIIADAVDIEREFVCDALPVALVGMNGDLMSQYIEFVADRLLGALGCGKLYGAANPFDWMELISLQGKTNFFEKRVGDYQKAAVMSSLNGNGHGGNHVFKLDEDF; encoded by the coding sequence ATGCCGTCGATGCCTgccggcgccggcgccggcgccgtCGAGGAGCTGGAGGAGCCGCTCCTCGCCCCGACCCCCGACCGCCTGTCGATGTTCCCGATCCGGTATCCCCAGGTGTGGGAGATGTACAAGAAGGCCGTCGCCTCTTTCTGGACAGCCGAGGAGGTCGACCTCTCCGCCGACCTCCCCCACTGGCTCCACACCCTCACCCCCGACGAGCGCCACTTCATCTCCCACGTCCTCGCCTTCTTCGCCGCCTCTGACGGTATCGTCCTCGAGAACCTAGCCGCCCGCTTCATGTCCGACGTCCAGATCGCCGAGGCCCGCGCCTTTTACGGCTTCCAGATAGCCATCGAAAACATCCACTCCGAGTTGTATTCTCTTTTGCTGGAATCCTACATCAAAGACCCTGACGAAAAGGACCGCCTTTTTCGTGCCGTCGAGACGGTTCCGGCGGTGGCGAAGAAGGCCCAGTGGGCGCTCCGGTGGATCCAGTCCTCGGACTCTTTCGCGGAGCGCCTCGTGGCCTTCGCCGCTGTTGAAGGGATCTTCTTCTCCGGCTCCTTCTGCTCCATCTTCTGGCTCAAGAAGCGAGGCCTCATGCCGGGCCTCACTTTCTCCAACGAGCTCATCTCTCGCGATGAGGGCCTCCACTGCGACTTCGCCTGCCTCCTCTACTCCCTCCTCAACCGCAAGCTCCCCGAGGACCGCATCAAGTCGATCATCGCCGACGCTGTCGACATCGAGAGGGAGTTCGTCTGCGACGCGTTGCCCGTGGCGCTTGTGGGGATGAATGGGGATTTGATGAGCCAATACATCGAGTTCGTGGCGGATCGTCTCTTGGGGGCGTTGGGATGCGGGAAGTTGTACGGGGCAGCGAATCCGTTCGATTGGATGGAGCTGATATCGCTCCAAGGGAAGACTAATTTTTTCGAGAAGAGGGTCGGGGACTACCAGAAGGCGGCGGTGATGTCGAGCTTGAATGGGAATGGCCATGGAGGGAACCATGTGTTCAAGTTAGACGAGGATTTCTGA